CGCCCGCGTCGTGGTCGGCACCCGCGGGGCGCTTCTGGTGCCGCTCCCTCCGCCGGCAACCCTCGTGTTGCTCGACGAGCAGGACCCCGCCCACAAGCCGCCGGGGCCGCCGCGGCTTCACTCGCGCGACATCCTGCTCCGCCGAGCGGCGCTCGACGGCAGCCGCCTGATCATGCTCGCGGGAGCGCCGTCGGCCGAGGTCTGGCAGAAGTCCGTAGCGGGCACGGTCACGCGCGTGGCCAACGGGCCGGCGCCTTGGCCCGAGGTGATCGCCTCCGACACGCGCGGCATCCTCCGCAATCATCCGCTGACGCTCCCGCTGACGCGCGCCATCGAGATCATGTCGCGGGCCGGCAAGAGCGTGGCGCTGATCGTGAGCCGGTCGGCCGGAGCCATCGGGTGCAACGACTGCGGCGCCGTCCTCCGCTGTCCCGAGTGCGGCGTGGCGCTTCAGCTCCGCCGCGATCGCCGCGGGATCGCGTGCAGGCTGTGCGCAAGAAGTGATGCCCTGCCCGAGCGCTGCCCAGGCTGCGGCGGCCACCGCCTCCAGCCCTTCGGCTGGGACGCCGAGCGCGTCGAGGCCTCGGTGCGCCGCCGCTTCCCTCGTCTGACGGTCTCGCGAACCGACCCCGGCGCCCAGGTGCAGGTCGGCACCCCCGCGCTCCTGCGCGGGGCGCAGACGCGCCCGTGGGGCGCCGTCGGCTTCGTCTGGTTCGACGGCTTTCTCCGCGTGCCGGACTTCCGCGCCGGCGAGCGCGCCTTCCAGCTTCTCTGGTCAGCGGCCGAGGCGGTCGGCGCGGGCGGCCGGCTCATCGTCCAGACGCTCCACCCCGACCACTACGCCGTCGCCGCCGTGCGCGGCCAGGACCGCGACGCCTTCTACCGGCAGGAGCTGGAGTTCCGCTCCGAGCTGGGCTACCCGCCCTTCCGACGCCTCTGTCACGTCTCGGCGCGCGGCAAGACGGCCGCCGACGCCAAGACGCTGATCGAGGAGGCCGCGGGCGCCCTCGCCGGCATTGAGGGGCTGACCGTCTATCCCCCCATGGCGCTCGGCGCCCCCGGGGCCACCGCGGCGGCGCGCATGCGCTCCGTGGTCAAGGGCCCGGACGATTTGCCGCGTCTCGTCTCCCAGGCGCTCCGCCCCTTTCTCGAGCGCGGACGACGCTCGCACGGTGTGGTAGAAATAGAGATGGACCCGGTCAACTCCTAGGAGGCTCACGCACGTGGCACTGCTCGAAGTCAAGCTCTACGGCGACCCGATGCTCCGGCGCAAGGCCGCGCATGTGCGCGAGGTCACGCCGGAGCTCCGCCGGGTGATCGGCGACATGGTCGAGACCATGTACCACCAGGTCGGCCTCGGCCTGGCCGCGCCGCAGGTGGGCTTTCCCTATCGCCTCTTGGTCATGGACGACGGCAAGGGCGGCGCCCGCGCGCTGATCAACCCCATCATCACGAGCCGCAGCGGGTCCGTCGTGGACGAGGAAGGCTGCCTGTCGCTCCCAGGCATCTTCGCCGACGTCGAGCGCAGCAAGTCCATCACCGTCCAGGCGACGGACGATGACGGCCAGCCCTTCGACCTCGAGGCCACGGGCATGCAGGCGCGCGTCATCCAGCACGAAATGGACCACCTGGAGGGCGTCCTCTTCATCGACCTCCTCTCGCCCGTCGCGCGCGACCGCATCAAAAAGCGGATCCAGAAGCACGGCTTCCCCAAGGAGAGGCGCTCTCGAGCCTTCGCGCTGTAGTGCGAGCCGAGACGCGGCCGAGCTGCCGCAGGCACGAGCGCGTGGCAGTTCGAGGTGAGCGCCAGCGGCGCGAGCCGAGAGCTGATTCGAACGCGAGTTCCCAATCCAGATGAGAGTTCTCTTCTACGGGACGCCCGAGTTCGCGCTGCCGACGCTCGAGGCCCTCCTCGAGCGCCACACCGTCGCCGCCGTCGTCACCCAGCCCGACAAGCCCGCCGGCCGCGGCCAACATCTCCAGCCGCCGCCTGTCAAGGATCGCGCCCTTGCCGCGGGCCTTCCGGTGCTTCAGCCGCCGAGACTGCGCGATCCCGGCTGGCCGGAGCGGCTGGGCGTGGTCGGCGCCGACATCGCCGTCGTGGTCGCCTTCGGCCAGATCCTCCCCAAGGCCGTGCTCGACGTCCCGCCGCGCGGCTCCATCAACGTCCACGCCTCGGTCCTGCCGCGCTACCGCGGCGCCGCGCCCATCGCATGGGCCATCATCCGCGGCGAGACCGAGACCGGCATCACGACCTTCCAGATGGATCCCGGCATGGACACGGGCGACGTGCTGCTCTCCGAGTCCACGCCCATAGGCCCCGGGGAGACCGCGGGCGAGCTCTCAACGCGGCTCAGCCAGATCGGCGCGCGCGTGATGATCCGCACGCTGGAGCAGCTGGATTCGCTGACGCCGCGGCCCCAGGACCACTCGCAGGCCACCATGGCGCCGCGGCTCAAGAAGGAAGACGGCTGGCTGCGCCTTGCCGAGCCGGCGCGCGACCTCGTCAACCGCGTGCGCGGCTGCAATCCCTGGCCCGGCGCCGCGGTGATGACGCCAGCGGGCCGCCTCCTCATCTGGCGCGCCGCCACCGTGCCGCACCCGAGCGACGCCGCGCCCGGCACGCTCGTGGAAGGCCCCTCACCCCAGCCCTCTCCCCAGAGGGGAGAGGGGGCCGAAGGGAACCCTCTCCCCCACCGAGGAGACGGGGGCCCAAGGAACCCTCTCCCCCACCGAGGAGAAGGGGCCGGAGGGAACCCTCTCCCCCATCGGGGGAGAGGGCAGG
The Candidatus Rokuibacteriota bacterium genome window above contains:
- the def gene encoding peptide deformylase — protein: MALLEVKLYGDPMLRRKAAHVREVTPELRRVIGDMVETMYHQVGLGLAAPQVGFPYRLLVMDDGKGGARALINPIITSRSGSVVDEEGCLSLPGIFADVERSKSITVQATDDDGQPFDLEATGMQARVIQHEMDHLEGVLFIDLLSPVARDRIKKRIQKHGFPKERRSRAFAL
- the fmt gene encoding methionyl-tRNA formyltransferase, translating into MRVLFYGTPEFALPTLEALLERHTVAAVVTQPDKPAGRGQHLQPPPVKDRALAAGLPVLQPPRLRDPGWPERLGVVGADIAVVVAFGQILPKAVLDVPPRGSINVHASVLPRYRGAAPIAWAIIRGETETGITTFQMDPGMDTGDVLLSESTPIGPGETAGELSTRLSQIGARVMIRTLEQLDSLTPRPQDHSQATMAPRLKKEDGWLRLAEPARDLVNRVRGCNPWPGAAVMTPAGRLLIWRAATVPHPSDAAPGTLVEGPSPQPSPQRGEGAEGNPLPHRGDGGPRNPLPHRGEGAGGNPLPHRGRGQGEGALCIATGQGLLLPVEVQPENRKAMAWEDFLRGARLPPGARVTEIGA